Proteins co-encoded in one Conger conger chromosome 4, fConCon1.1, whole genome shotgun sequence genomic window:
- the LOC133127296 gene encoding mucin-5AC-like: MPTTATSFVPTTTEHSATASVPITTPINPSTTSVPISTTTDVSSAASLSITTEGSTTFIPTFTTAKGSTTAASVTTTETAPFTTITEASSTTSLPPTTTTTGSTTSVPIASTNEASTITSLPTTAKSSVPTTTEHSSTASVSKTTTIKSSTTSVHISTTTDVSSAASLSITTEGSTTFIPTFTTAEGSTTATSITTTETAPITTITEASSTTSLPPTTTTTGSTTSVPITTTNEAPTTSVPSTITTNIPKSTTNEASTITSMPTTATSFVPTTTEHSSTASVSITTTIKPSTMLVPISTTTDVSSSPPLSTRTEGSTTFIPTFTTAEGSTTAASITTTQTTPITTITEASSTTSLPPTTTTTGSTTSVPITTTNEAPTTSVPSTITTNIPKGTTNEASTITSVPTTATSFVPTTTKPSSTASVLITTPIKPSTMLVPMSTTTDVSSTAPSSSTAEGSTASVPITTTEAVPIITITEASSTTSLPPTTTTTGSTTSVPITSTNEASTITSLPTTAKSSVPTTTEHSSTASVSKTTTIKSSTTSVHISTTTDVSSAASLSITTEGSTTFIPTFTTAEGSTTATSITTTETAPITTITEASSTTSLPPTTTTTGSTTSVPITTTNEAPTTSVPLTITTNIPKSTTNEASTITSMPTTATSFVPTTTEHSSTASVSITTTIKPSTMLVPISTTTDVSSSPPLSTRTEGSTTFIPTITTAEGSTTAASITTTQTAPITTITEASSTTSLPPTTTTTGSTTSVPITTTNEAPTTSVISMITTILLKPTRNEASTIVSVPTTTKTSLPTTNEHSSTTSVPQTFTIKPTTTTTLVPISTPSTSTQLDVITSSIKTSTPETSTTASVPTAIITDASTTKIVPVSATTEASSTTTSVLILTTMEASETTSIPTSTIPEVSTSTKNVDTESSFLTATIQAPAMTSVPAIPTTEASTNSFHTTNEISTAHSGPTSTMTKASTNSIHIITTPAMPTTTTAQLTTHPTTTAGETLLKTSTALAPIPTEDSTPTSDGQSIVLTSPAVTVPGTPSFSTIPIIEDPTTIAVTSAAARFTTASPIRTIKATVPIISSPSPTTTTLGATRAISPAAPSTSTIPPVTPAITADTTGPSVAPTTALIRTAGPITAIAMVASSTTTITPPPKKATTKTLMTTAPTLSPTIARTTSIFQTTTMKTNPPPPPPLPVPIFFLQVTLVLPFVPALENNQSPEFQVLAATVVAVCDAIYRTRYGILFIRTVVIAFRPLGVRMEGIDAEVELIFSENSTEPLPSSNDVATTLKEEVTNPNSTMLNEFNITIVADSIKVTSVASAPTTPATKLTTKASTTATITSSSTKPVTAAPTSASTATPIATVQLEFTSRETFVSDLLNQSSEAFQARSKLTKEQIEPVYTSAFTSFIFAIVKSFSEGSIITQADLVFNSTESLPSNEQIVSTLKNAITNSQISFDIDPSSIVIASAASSGVSHLTSLLTACCLAMVSVLLSYCW; encoded by the exons ATGCCTACAACTGCTACATCATTTGTACCAACCACAACTGAGCATTCTGCAACAGCATCTGTCCCAATAACAACCCCAATCAATCCATCGACAACTTCGGTCCCTATATCTACCACAACTGATGTCTCAAGTGCTGCTTCTTTAAGTATAACAACTGAAGGTTCAACAACTTTTATCCCAACCTTTACAACAGCTAAAGGTTCAACAACTGCTGCCTctgtgactaccacagaaactgCACCTTTTACAACTATAACTGAAGCTTCTTCAACCACATCTTTACCTCCAACTACCACAACTACAGGTTCAACAACTTCTGTCCCAATAGCTTCCACAAATGAAGCTTCAACAATAACGTCTTTGCCAACAACTGCTAAATCATCTGTGCCAACCACAACTGAGCATTCTTCAACAGCATCTGTCTCAAAAACAACCACAATCAAGTCATCAACAACTTCCGTCCATATATCTACTACAACTGATGTCTCAAGTGCTGCCTCTTTAAGTATAACAACTGAAGGTTCAACAACTTTTATCCCAACCTTTACAACAGCTGAAGGTTCAACAACTGCTACCTCTATAACTACCACAGAAACTGCACCTATTACAACTATAACTGAAGCTTCTTCAACTACATCTTTACCTCCAACTACCACAACTACAGGTTCAACAACTTCTGTCCCAATAACTACCACAAATGAGGCTCCAACGACTTCTGTGCCTTCAACGATCACTACAAATATACCAAAAAGTACCACAAATGAGGCTTCAACCATAACTTCTATGCCTACAACTGCTACATCATTTGTACCTACCACAACTGAACACTCTTCAACAGCATCTGTCTCAATAACAACCACAATCAAACCATCAACAATGTTAGTCCCTATATCTACCACAACTGATGTCTCCAGTTCTCCACCTTTAAGTACCAGAACTGAAGGTTCAACAACTTTTATCCCAACCTTTACAACAGCTGAAGGTTCGACAACTGCTGCCTCTATAACTACCACACAAACTACACCTATTACAACTATAACTGAAGCTTCTTCAACCACATCTTTACCTCCAACTACCACAACTACAGGCTCAACAACTTCTGTCCCAATAACTACCACAAATGAGGCTCCAACGACTTCTGTGCCTTCAACGATCACTACAAATATACCAAAAGGTACCACAAATGAGGCTTCAACAATAACTTCTGTGCCTACAACTGCTACATCATTTGTACCCACCACAACTAAGCCTTCTTCAACAGCATCTGTCCTAATAACAACCCCAATCAAGCCGTCAACAATGTTAGTTCCTATGTCTACCACAACTGATGTCTCAAGTACTGCCCCATCAAGTTCCACAGCTGAAGGTTCAACAGCTTCTGTGCCTATAACTACCACAGAAGCTGTGCCTATTATAACCATAACTGAAGCTTCTTCAACCACATCTTTACCTCCAACTACCACAACTACAGGTTCAACAACTTCTGTCCCAATAACTTCCACAAATGAAGCTTCAACAATAACTTCTTTGCCAACAACTGCTAAATCATCTGTGCCAACCACAACTGAGCATTCTTCAACAGCATCTGTCTCAAAAACAACCACAATCAAGTCATCAACAACTTCCGTCCATATATCTACTACAACTGATGTCTCAAGTGCTGCCTCTTTAAGTATAACAACTGAAGGTTCAACAACTTTTATCCCAACCTTTACAACAGCTGAAGGTTCAACAACTGCTACCTCTATAACTACCACAGAAACTGCACCTATTACAACTATAACTGAAGCTTCTTCAACTACATCTTTACCTCCAACTACCACAACTACAGGTTCAACAACTTCTGTCCCAATAACTACCACAAATGAGGCTCCAACGACTTCTGTGCCTTTAACGATCACTACAAATATACCAAAAAGTACCACAAATGAGGCTTCAACAATAACTTCTATGCCTACAACTGCTACATCATTTGTACCTACCACAACTGAACACTCTTCAACAGCATCTGTCTCAATAACAACCACAATCAAACCATCAACAATGTTAGTCCCTATATCTACCACAACTGATGTCTCCAGTTCTCCACCTTTAAGTACCAGAACTGAAGGTTCAACAACTTTTATCCCAACCATTACAACAGCTGAAGGTTCAACAACTGCTGCCTCTATAACTACCACACAAACTGCACCAATTACAACTATAACTGAAGCTTCTTCAACCACATCTTTACCTCCAACTACCACAACTACAGGCTCAACAACTTCTGTCCCAATAACTACCACAAATGAGGCTCCAACGACTTCTGTCATTTCAATGATAACAACAATTTTACTAAAACCTACTAGAAATGAGGCTTCAACAATAGTTTCTGTCCCTACAACTACGAAAACATCTTTACCTACCACAAATGAGCATTCTTCAACAACATCTGTCCCACAAACATTCACAATTaagccaacaacaacaacaactttaGTCCCTATATCTACCCCAAGTACCAGTACACAGTTAGATGTAATAACTTCTTCTATTAAAACCTCAACACCTGAGACTTCAACAACAGCTTCTGTCCCAACAGCTATCATAACTGATgcatcaacaacaaaaatagtACCTGTAAGTGCCACAACTGAGGCTTCATCAACAACCACTTCTGTTCTTATTCTTACCACAATGGAGGCTTCAGaaacaacatccatcccaacATCTACGATTCCTGAAGTCTCAACATCCACAAAAAATGTAGATACAGAAAGTTCCTTCCTTACAGCTACAATTCAGGCCCCAGCAATGACTTCTGTCCCTGCAATTCCCACAACTGAGGCTTCAACAAATTCTTTCCATACTACAAATGAAATTTCAACAGCACATTCTGGGCCTACAAGTACCATGACCAAGGCTTCTACAAATTCCATTCATATAATTACCACACCAGCTATGCCTACAACTACCACAGCACAGTTAACTACTCATCCTACAACAACAGCTGGTGAAACTTTATTAAAAACATCCACAGCTCTTGCACCAATCCCAACTGAAGATTCTACCCCCACATCTGATGGCCAGTCCATTGTTTTGACTTCACCGGCAGTTACTGTTCCTGGAACACCATCTTTTTCAACAATTCCCATAATAGAAGATCCTACTACAATAGCCGTTACTTCAGCTGCAGCTCGTTTTACAACAGCATCCCCTATTAGAACTATTAAAGCGACAGTTCCAATAATATCTTCTCCATCTCCAACCACTACAACATTAGGTGCCACTAGAGCCATCTCACCAGCAGCCCCCTCTACTAGTACCATACCCCCAGTGACACCTGCCATCACTGCAGATACAACTGGACCTTCAGTAGCACCTACAACTGCACTAATCAGAACTGCAGGTCCCATTACAGCAATCGCAATGGTAGCCTCCTCGACAACTACTATAACTCCACCACCTAAGAAGGCCACTACTAAAACTCTCATGACAACAGCTCCAACATTATCTCCCACAATAGCAAGAACAACCTCAATTTTCCAAACAACCACCATGAAAACAaatcccccacctccacctccgctcccagttccaatattttttcttCAAGTGACTTTGGTACTTCCATTTGTGCCTGCACTGGAAAACAACCAGTCACCAGAATTTCAAGTTTTAGCAGCAACAGTTGTTGCAGTG TGTGATGCCATTTACAGAACACGATATGGGATTCTTTTCATCAGAACTGTTGTCATAGCATTCAG GCCTCTTGGGGTCAGAATGGAAGGGATAGATGCGGAAGTGGAgcttattttcagtgagaacagTACTGAACCACTGCCCAGCAGTAATGATGTGGCGACAACATTGAAAGAAGAAGTGACCAACCCAAATTCAACCATGCTCAATGAATTCAATATTACTATAGTCGCCGATTCCATCAAGGTTACAA GTGTGGCCAGTGCTCCTACAACACCCGCGACGAAACtgacaacaaaagccagcaccaCAGCTACCATCACATCCTCCAGCACCAAACCTGTGACTGCAGCACCCACCTCAGCCAGCACTGCCACCCCAATTGCAACTGTCCAGCTAGAGTTTACTTCAAGAGAAACATTTGTGTCCGATCTCTTAAATCAAAGTTCAGAAGCTTTTCAAGCCAGATCAAAACTCACCAAGGAACAG ATTGAACCAGTATATACAAGTGCCTTCACATCCTTCATTTTCGCAATAGTAAAAAGTTTCAG TGAAGGATCAATCATCACACAGGCAGATCTGGTCTTCAACTCTACAGAGTCATTGCCCAGCAATGAACAAATTGTCAGCACTTTGAAAAATGCCATCACCAATTCACAAATCTCATTTGACATTGACCCCAGTTCCATCGTAATCGCAT CTGCAGCCTCCAGTGGAGTCTCCCATTTGACCAGTCTGCTCACAGCCTGCTGTCTGGCCATGGTCTCAGTGCTGCTCTCCTACTGCTGGTAG